The nucleotide sequence CGCGCTTTAGATCTTATTAAGCGGCTTGTAGAAGAGCTAGGGCGTGCAGATAGTAAGATTTCTGATGCTGATCAACCTCTTACTGATAGTAAGGGGCGATTTATGATTGAATGGTTGCGTGAGAAGATTAATCTATTGCGACTTGATCCTGATTTTTATCGATTTGATAAATTATCTGGTAGTGCATTAAGAGAGATTGCAGCAGGCCAAGCCGGTATTGAGCAGATGAAAAATGTGCCGCTTATCGATCTTCTTGATTTGTATGATGAAAAATACCTTTCTTTTTTTGCTCGTCCATTTAACATTCTTTTTGCGATTATGAATCAACTCTTTTTTGATTATAATGATGGAGAAGAAACGCTGAGCAAATACATTAATCAACATGCTGAGATGCTGTTTAAGAATTTGGATGAAGCAAAGTTGCAAGGTTGGAAAGAGGAAACTCTTAAAGAGATAGTATATAATACAAATTCATACAAAAAAATGGTCGAAGATTATTATCAAAAATTAAGAACGCTTATTATTGATAGAAAAAAGGCAGTTGATCCGTATGAAGCGCTCAATAAGCCGCTTCAAGATGCGCTTCAGTATGAAGATATTGAAAAAGCTCTGTTCTTTTTGAAAAAAGTTGCTGGTACAACAGATCGCAATATTATTATTAATGAGATAATCAAAGAGCTCAAGACGCCAAAAGAGTTATTTAAGCCAAATGCAGATGAGATTATTGCAAAACTCAAAAAGTTAACCAATAACCAAAATCCTGAATTTGAATCAAACATACGCAAGAAAATAAAAAGCTATATTGATAAAAATAAAAATGCTGCAATTGTTGTTACTATTTTAAAAGAGGCAATAGACAGTAATAAAAAGCCGCTTGTCCCATGGTTGATTCAGGAGCTTGAAAAAAATAATATATCAATAACAAAATATAGCAAAAATTTTAAGGGTGTTACCCGTACACCAAAAGATGTGTATAGTGCGCTTGGTTCGTTAGCTGGAAGAACAAATGTGTCAAAAATTATTAAAGATAAAAATTTTTACTCATTAGTTGCTCCGTATGGCCTACTCATGATGATTCTAAAAGAATGGCCAGATGAACAAAAAGAAAAAACGGCTGGACAGCGAATACAAATTTTGTATGACTCACTTAACCTTCTTGATAGCGCTGATATACGAGTTCCACGTGGTTCTGATGCAAAAAAATATATGACATTTTTTGGGCAGCACTTGGAGTTATTACACGATGTGCGTGCGTATACTGGTAAGGTGGGAGAGTTGCGCGATGCAATAATGAAGTATCATTTTAAAGATACGCGCGAGAAGCTAAAGAGTTTTGTAGATAAGGCAGATGTTGGTGTGTCGCAAGATCCCGAGTTTTCAATTATTATTGATACATTTTATCGCGCATATACTCAAGTAAGCATAGAGTACTTTATTGACCAACTTCAGAAACTTGATAAGGGTCAGGCAGAGCAAGAGCTTTCATGTATGCCTATTGTAGAAAATATAAATACGTATGTTGTAATGAAAGATGTGTTTAAACCATTATTGGAGTTGATTGTAAAAGACGGAAAGCCTATTAAACTCGATGATATTGATATTTCAGCTTTACAAAAAGAATTAGTAGATATTTTCAAAGGGTTAGAAGAAAAAATTAAGAAGAAAGTATCTGGTGAAAAAATAAGAAACGAAAACATGGGATGCATAAGAGTCTTTGTGGAAAATATGATAAGTACGTTACAAATAATGAAAGAAGAAGTCCCAAAAGAATCTGAGCAACCATCTAGTTCAATATTTCCTTCAGGAGGTCCGCCGCCAGCTCCAGGAGGAGGCCCACCACCAGTTCCAGGAGGAAGTAGGCCACCAGTGCCAAAAGTATAGTCTACGTTATATAATAGTTGCAGAGGGGGCCTTGTAGGGCCCCCTCTGAGCTTTGACAAATTGAATTTTTTATGGTTCAATTGTTAAAAAGGAGTGTATGCGTATAATATCTTTTTGGTAGTTGGTTAATATACTTTTCTTTATTAGAAGCATGTGTCTATTGTATTGTATATTTTGGACGCTTTGATTATTTCTAATAGAAAATCATTGAAGTGCGGTCATATGGAGGAAATTATGTATTCTTATCAAAAAATAGCTGGTATATTAAGTGGAGTTTTATTTGCCGGAATGGTTGTCTGCTTAGAGGGTGCTATTTCAAATAGAATAGAGTATGTGTATCATAGAACTAAAATTATTCTTGATTATGGTAGTATTGAAAAGCAGAACTTTGTTCAAGAGAAGAGTGCTATAGTTAATGCTGCAAATATGTATTTGCAAGGTGGTGGTGGCGTTGATAAAGCAATTCATGCTGTTGCAGGGGGTCAAGACCATGGTTCAAGTGTAAATAATATGTGCAAACTTTGTCTTGAGTGTCGAAAACTTACACCGCATTGGCGGAATGGCGATGTATTGTGTCCAACTGGTGAATCAAGGATAACATCAGCGTGCAAATTAGCTGAGCATGGTTATGTTTCTCATATTATCCATACGGTGGGGCCATGTCTTTTTCATGGTGCTCAAGCGACTGAAAAGCAGGAGAAGCAGCTTGCTGGAACATACATTAATAGTTTAAAGGTTGCAAAATTAAATGGTATTCAAGCAGTTGCGTTTCCACAAATTAGTGTTGGTATTTTTAATTATCCACTGGAGCAAGGCGTAGTAACTGCTATTAAAAATATTCTTATATTTATAAAAAAAAATCCAGATGCTTTGCAGGAAATTCGTCTAATAATGTGGGGTAAAGATCAGATTGGCCAGAAAGGCTATGTATTATATCGACAGTTTTTGAATGCTATTTCTGAGCCTCAAAAAAATGAAGCCTATCGTATTATTATATGTAAAGATCCAGATCAAATTGTGTGTAACAAAACAG is from Candidatus Dependentiae bacterium and encodes:
- a CDS encoding macro domain-containing protein; translation: MYSYQKIAGILSGVLFAGMVVCLEGAISNRIEYVYHRTKIILDYGSIEKQNFVQEKSAIVNAANMYLQGGGGVDKAIHAVAGGQDHGSSVNNMCKLCLECRKLTPHWRNGDVLCPTGESRITSACKLAEHGYVSHIIHTVGPCLFHGAQATEKQEKQLAGTYINSLKVAKLNGIQAVAFPQISVGIFNYPLEQGVVTAIKNILIFIKKNPDALQEIRLIMWGKDQIGQKGYVLYRQFLNAISEPQKNEAYRIIICKDPDQIVCNKTAIDIISRNLIFGLIVKGSALALSAGTYFWHGIIKIFS